From Psychroflexus torquis ATCC 700755, the proteins below share one genomic window:
- a CDS encoding restriction endonuclease subunit S, whose protein sequence is MQLLQHFKELTVQPKNAQELKGLILQLAIQGKLTANWREENPEVEPASVLMKRIQKEKAELVKDKKINKEKPLLEISKDEQAYDLPNGWIWSRVRDSGFTQTGSTPPKKNPENYGNYIPFIGPGDISNKLMRYPTEGLSELGISVGRLIPEDSLMMVCIGGSIGKCNINEIDVSCNQQINTITPILIPTIYIKAVCQSPFFQSNVLDKSSGSATPIINKGKWESLPIPIPPLEEQKEIVKVVEILFKEIEQLEQLTSERIALKEDFVTSVLNQLSTNTTKENWTYLQAHFKPFFNETTNIKKLRETVLQLAVQGKLTADWRTCHPELAEGSHHASELLKRIQEEKAQLVKDKKIKKEKVLPAITEDEIPYELPVGWVWCRLGDASKQITDGEHQTPPRIASGRKLLSAKNVRDGFINYENCDYISEIHYQKSIKRCNPEIGDLLIVSVGGTIGRVSMVTKNISFALVRSVAMVKNQGLEPDYLRWVMNSPLLKDIIESKKRGGAQPCLYLGEIKDFTFPIAPLEEQKAIVEKVNALMELCDGLEQEVRHSQEQSELLMKSCLREVFEGKIKTVL, encoded by the coding sequence ATGCAACTACTACAACACTTTAAAGAACTTACGGTCCAGCCTAAAAATGCTCAAGAATTAAAAGGCTTGATTTTGCAATTGGCCATTCAAGGTAAATTGACGGCTAATTGGAGGGAAGAAAACCCAGAAGTTGAGCCTGCTTCTGTTTTAATGAAGCGCATACAGAAAGAAAAGGCGGAACTTGTTAAGGATAAGAAAATTAATAAGGAAAAGCCCTTATTAGAAATTAGTAAAGATGAACAAGCCTACGATCTACCTAATGGTTGGATCTGGAGTAGAGTTAGAGACTCTGGGTTTACGCAAACAGGAAGTACTCCTCCAAAAAAGAATCCTGAAAATTATGGTAATTATATTCCATTTATAGGGCCTGGAGATATTTCTAATAAATTGATGAGGTATCCAACTGAAGGTCTCTCAGAATTAGGAATTTCTGTTGGAAGATTAATTCCTGAAGATTCTTTGATGATGGTTTGCATTGGAGGAAGTATTGGTAAATGCAACATAAATGAGATTGATGTTAGTTGTAATCAGCAAATAAATACTATTACTCCAATATTAATACCAACGATTTATATCAAAGCAGTTTGTCAATCACCTTTTTTTCAATCTAACGTGTTAGATAAATCATCTGGCTCGGCCACACCAATAATCAATAAAGGTAAATGGGAATCTTTACCGATTCCAATTCCACCACTCGAAGAACAAAAGGAAATCGTAAAAGTTGTAGAAATCCTATTTAAAGAAATAGAACAATTAGAGCAATTAACTTCGGAACGTATTGCTTTAAAAGAAGATTTTGTAACTTCTGTATTGAACCAACTGAGTACCAATACCACTAAAGAAAACTGGACTTATTTACAAGCCCATTTTAAACCTTTCTTTAATGAAACTACTAACATTAAAAAATTACGAGAAACGGTATTGCAATTGGCTGTTCAAGGGAAGTTAACAGCAGACTGGCGCACTTGCCATCCTGAGCTTGCCGAAGGATCTCATCATGCAAGTGAACTCTTAAAACGCATACAAGAAGAGAAAGCACAGCTTGTTAAGGATAAAAAGATAAAGAAAGAAAAAGTATTGCCAGCGATTACTGAAGATGAGATTCCTTATGAATTGCCTGTTGGGTGGGTTTGGTGTAGGTTGGGAGATGCCAGTAAGCAGATTACAGATGGCGAACATCAAACACCTCCGAGAATTGCATCAGGTAGAAAATTACTTTCAGCCAAGAATGTAAGAGACGGGTTTATTAATTATGAAAACTGTGATTATATAAGCGAAATACATTATCAAAAATCGATTAAAAGGTGTAACCCCGAAATTGGAGATTTACTGATTGTTTCGGTCGGGGGAACTATTGGAAGGGTTTCAATGGTAACCAAAAATATATCATTTGCTTTAGTTAGAAGTGTTGCAATGGTAAAGAATCAAGGATTAGAACCAGATTATTTAAGATGGGTAATGAATTCTCCATTATTAAAGGATATCATTGAATCGAAGAAACGAGGTGGTGCCCAGCCTTGTTTATATTTAGGTGAGATAAAAGATTTTACTTTTCCAATTGCACCACTAGAAGAGCAAAAAGCCATTGTTGAGAAAGTAAACGCTTTAATGGAGTTGTGCGATGGGTTAGAGCAAGAAGTGCGACATAGTCAGGAGCAAAGTGAGTTATTGATGAAGAGCTGTTTGCGGGAAGTTTTTGAGGGGAAAATTAAAACTGTATTATGA
- a CDS encoding STAS-like domain-containing protein, whose amino-acid sequence MNYIKVSDTISGSFAVATEDGQKIFDLLERSLSDKLKVDLDFEGIHVMTTAFLNAAIGQLYSKFTTVEIKPYLHLIHVADDDKILFKIVTSRAKEYFAQREISDSKSDEALYGKD is encoded by the coding sequence ATGAATTACATAAAAGTTTCTGACACTATATCTGGCAGTTTTGCAGTAGCTACTGAAGATGGACAAAAGATATTTGATTTGTTAGAGAGGTCACTTTCTGATAAGCTAAAAGTTGATTTAGATTTTGAGGGTATCCATGTTATGACCACAGCTTTTCTAAATGCAGCTATAGGACAGTTATATTCTAAATTTACTACAGTTGAAATAAAGCCTTATTTGCATCTAATCCATGTTGCAGATGATGATAAAATTCTTTTCAAGATTGTAACAAGTCGAGCAAAAGAATATTTTGCTCAAAGAGAGATATCTGATAGTAAATCTGATGAAGCGTTATATGGCAAAGATTAA
- a CDS encoding PIN domain-containing protein — MAKINIDDFTPKVTQSYFLDTNVWLLLYGDIANFQRREQAKYSKVLKTFIDRDCSVFLTSNIISEFSNVLLQKSFKEWKSKSENVGRRFKDDFVRTSVYADQVELITTLVLKITKLPCVQRIPDDFNAVDLNLILEKFKIIDFNDAYIAEICKRKSLKLITNDRDFFSLESEIDIVSALA; from the coding sequence ATGGCAAAGATTAATATTGATGACTTTACACCTAAAGTAACACAATCTTACTTTTTAGATACCAATGTTTGGCTTTTGCTTTATGGAGATATAGCAAACTTCCAAAGAAGAGAACAGGCAAAGTATTCTAAAGTACTAAAAACTTTTATTGATAGAGATTGCTCTGTTTTTTTGACTTCAAATATTATTTCTGAATTTTCTAATGTTCTTCTTCAAAAAAGCTTCAAAGAATGGAAGTCAAAAAGTGAAAATGTAGGAAGGAGATTTAAAGATGATTTTGTTAGGACTTCTGTTTATGCAGATCAAGTTGAATTAATAACAACCCTAGTTCTTAAAATCACTAAATTGCCTTGTGTTCAACGTATTCCTGATGACTTTAATGCAGTTGATTTAAATTTAATTTTGGAAAAGTTTAAAATTATAGATTTCAATGATGCTTACATTGCTGAAATTTGTAAGCGTAAATCATTGAAACTTATTACTAATGATAGAGACTTTTTTAGCTTAGAAAGTGAAATAGACATTGTCTCAGCTCTTGCATAA
- a CDS encoding phenylacetate--CoA ligase family protein → MYNSEIENMPLEKLRDLQNARLSSMVKRLYSDVPFYKNQFDNIGLSHNDIKSVDDLYLIPFTKKADLRANYPFKMFAKPMDQIRRIHASSGTTGKSTVVGYTQNDLDIFDEVTARSLYCGGARKGMKLHNAYGYGLFTGGLGIHGGATKLGMAVIPVSGGITERQLTILQDFKPEVICCTPSYAQTLSDELIKNGINPKDLALKYAVLGAEPWTEVIRNQVEDGLDVKATNIYGLSEIIGPGVSQEDVEERGTGCYIWEDHFYPEVVDRDTGVPLPYGEEGVLVITTLTKEAFPLLRYWTNDICSINYDKNAKRTHIKMSAIKGRSDDMLIIRGVNLFHTQVEEVIYQIEGLSPNYRLVVDKKGAMDCVTLEVETAPGMEKDNLDFIKAIGMKMKNTIGITMDIDLKPHLSIPRSQGGKLSRILDKRSSVY, encoded by the coding sequence ATGTATAATTCAGAAATTGAAAATATGCCTTTAGAAAAACTTCGAGACTTACAAAATGCTCGTCTTTCTTCTATGGTTAAACGTTTGTATAGCGATGTCCCTTTTTATAAAAATCAATTTGATAATATAGGTCTGAGTCATAATGATATCAAATCAGTTGATGACTTATATTTAATACCATTCACTAAGAAAGCAGACTTAAGAGCTAACTATCCCTTCAAAATGTTCGCAAAACCCATGGATCAGATACGTCGGATTCATGCCTCAAGTGGAACAACTGGTAAATCTACTGTGGTAGGCTATACTCAGAACGATTTAGATATTTTCGACGAAGTCACTGCACGATCGCTGTATTGTGGTGGAGCTAGGAAAGGGATGAAATTGCATAATGCTTATGGATACGGGCTGTTTACGGGAGGACTTGGAATTCACGGAGGAGCAACTAAATTAGGTATGGCAGTAATCCCTGTTTCTGGAGGAATAACTGAAAGACAATTGACAATTTTACAAGATTTTAAACCTGAAGTGATCTGCTGCACCCCCTCTTATGCCCAAACTTTATCGGATGAGCTTATAAAAAATGGGATTAACCCAAAAGATCTAGCTTTAAAATATGCTGTTCTAGGAGCTGAACCTTGGACTGAGGTTATTCGGAATCAGGTTGAAGATGGGCTAGACGTCAAAGCAACTAATATTTATGGTTTAAGTGAAATTATAGGTCCTGGTGTTTCTCAGGAGGATGTGGAAGAAAGAGGAACAGGTTGTTACATCTGGGAAGATCATTTTTATCCCGAAGTAGTCGATAGAGATACGGGAGTCCCGCTCCCTTATGGTGAAGAGGGCGTATTAGTGATTACCACATTAACCAAAGAAGCCTTTCCTTTATTACGCTATTGGACAAACGATATTTGCTCTATCAATTATGATAAAAATGCAAAACGCACTCACATTAAAATGTCAGCTATTAAAGGAAGATCTGATGATATGCTTATCATAAGAGGAGTGAATTTATTCCATACTCAAGTTGAAGAAGTGATTTATCAGATCGAAGGACTTAGTCCAAATTACAGATTGGTAGTGGATAAAAAAGGAGCTATGGATTGTGTTACTCTTGAAGTAGAGACTGCTCCAGGTATGGAAAAAGACAATCTTGATTTTATAAAAGCCATAGGGATGAAAATGAAAAATACCATTGGTATTACGATGGATATAGACTTAAAACCACACCTTTCAATTCCAAGAAGTCAAGGTGGAAAACTCAGTAGAATTTTAGATAAAAGAAGCTCTGTCTATTGA
- a CDS encoding GMC family oxidoreductase → MNFDYIIIGAGSAGCVIANRLTADPKTKVLLLESGSPDKDPNIHAPSGWPATWQTESDWAYMTIPQKNAGNTPRYWPRGKTLGGSSSINGMIYIRGHHTDYDNWAYQGCQGWDYESVLPYFKKSERFEDGADDFHGDQGPLHVTSIKKPNPISYVAIEACKEMGLPTTDDFSKEIWGAGMNHITVTPEGERCSTAKAFLVPILDRENLTIITNANAQKLNFEGKKCTGVTYKKDEKLSIANASKEVILSAGTIGSPQLLMLSGIGNSDHLKEYDIDCIADIPGVGQNLHDHLLVSVIFEAKQQIPPPQANLLEAQLFWKSREHMLVPDLQPLFMGLPYYSPGFEGPENAFTLCAGLIRPVSRGEVKLNSNNPEDTPYLDPNYLGEKADYDALYEAVKLCQKLGYTDAMKEWTKEEVFPGKNASEKEIEEYIRNSCGTYHHMVGTCKMGIDSMSVVDPELKVHGISGLRVADASIMPSVTSGNTNAPTIMIGEKAADMIIENS, encoded by the coding sequence ATGAATTTTGATTACATCATTATTGGCGCTGGTTCCGCAGGTTGCGTGATAGCAAATCGACTCACTGCAGATCCAAAAACGAAAGTTCTATTATTAGAATCTGGAAGTCCTGATAAGGATCCAAATATTCATGCTCCATCAGGATGGCCAGCTACATGGCAAACTGAAAGCGATTGGGCATATATGACGATCCCTCAAAAAAATGCTGGTAATACCCCGAGATACTGGCCAAGAGGTAAGACCTTAGGAGGAAGTAGCAGTATAAACGGTATGATCTATATTAGAGGTCATCATACCGACTATGATAATTGGGCCTATCAAGGTTGCCAAGGTTGGGATTATGAAAGTGTACTTCCTTATTTCAAAAAGTCAGAAAGATTTGAAGATGGTGCTGATGATTTTCACGGAGATCAAGGTCCTCTGCACGTGACCTCTATAAAAAAACCAAATCCGATCTCTTATGTAGCTATTGAAGCCTGTAAAGAAATGGGATTACCAACTACAGATGACTTCAGCAAAGAAATTTGGGGAGCTGGTATGAATCATATCACGGTAACTCCTGAAGGTGAGCGTTGTTCTACTGCTAAAGCCTTTTTAGTGCCTATACTAGATAGAGAAAACCTAACTATCATCACAAATGCAAATGCTCAAAAGCTAAATTTTGAAGGAAAGAAATGCACAGGTGTTACTTATAAAAAAGATGAAAAACTAAGTATAGCAAATGCCTCTAAAGAAGTCATTCTTTCTGCTGGGACCATCGGTTCACCCCAGCTATTGATGCTATCTGGGATTGGAAATTCAGATCATTTAAAAGAGTATGATATAGATTGCATAGCAGATATACCAGGTGTAGGGCAAAACTTGCATGATCACTTATTGGTAAGTGTCATATTTGAAGCAAAACAACAAATCCCTCCTCCACAAGCCAATTTACTTGAAGCTCAACTTTTCTGGAAGAGTAGAGAACATATGTTAGTCCCCGATTTACAGCCGCTTTTTATGGGCCTACCCTATTACAGTCCAGGATTTGAAGGACCTGAAAACGCGTTTACACTTTGCGCTGGATTAATCAGACCTGTGAGCCGTGGAGAGGTTAAATTAAATTCAAACAATCCAGAGGACACCCCTTATCTTGATCCAAATTATCTAGGTGAAAAAGCAGATTATGATGCGCTTTACGAAGCTGTAAAACTATGTCAGAAATTAGGATACACAGACGCTATGAAAGAGTGGACTAAAGAAGAGGTTTTCCCTGGTAAAAATGCTTCAGAAAAAGAAATTGAAGAGTATATAAGAAATTCTTGCGGAACTTACCACCATATGGTAGGAACTTGCAAAATGGGGATAGATAGCATGTCTGTGGTTGATCCTGAATTAAAAGTACACGGTATTTCAGGGCTAAGAGTTGCCGATGCCTCCATCATGCCTTCTGTGACTTCTGGTAACACCAATGCTCCCACAATTATGATTGGAGAAAAGGCAGCAGATATGATTATTGAAAACAGTTAA
- a CDS encoding aldehyde dehydrogenase family protein, whose translation MKNYAFTINGKSISTEKTFDVKNPATGDLIGSASMSNKDHVSQAVAAAKAAQPSWAAKSDEERKSTVNKVADILAENTAYLAKWITEEQGKPMAGPGSMFEMQACVGWTQVPASLDLPVEAIFEDDTRKDELHRKPVGVIGAIAPWNWPLMIAIWQIIPAIRAGNTVVLKPSEYTTIGTLEMVRLINTVLPPGVLNTVSGGGDIGASLVEHKDVDKIMFTGSASTARRIIESSKGNMARLTLECGGNDAAIILPGTDMKSKAEDLFWGAFINMGQTCACAKRLYVHENDYDAVVEVLSDLASKMPMGNGMEDGIVLGPIQNKMQFDKVNDLVKDAKSKGAEVICGGSPLGGPGYFYPITLLGNVDNGHRIVDEEQFGPVLPIIKYKIVEEAIQKANDTKTGLGGSVWGDDLDQAAKVASKIQAGTVWINQHGAIHPMVPFGGIKDSGYGVEFGIEGLKAVTRPQVISIKKPVLV comes from the coding sequence ATGAAAAATTATGCTTTTACTATAAATGGGAAATCCATCTCAACAGAAAAAACCTTTGATGTAAAAAATCCCGCCACGGGAGATTTAATTGGCTCAGCTTCCATGTCTAATAAGGACCATGTCTCTCAAGCTGTTGCTGCTGCAAAAGCGGCACAACCCTCTTGGGCTGCAAAATCTGATGAAGAACGAAAATCCACTGTGAATAAGGTAGCAGATATTCTAGCGGAGAATACCGCCTATTTGGCCAAATGGATCACAGAAGAACAAGGTAAGCCCATGGCTGGACCGGGCTCCATGTTTGAAATGCAAGCTTGTGTTGGGTGGACGCAAGTCCCTGCTTCATTAGACTTGCCTGTAGAAGCGATTTTTGAGGATGATACAAGAAAAGATGAATTACATCGTAAACCCGTAGGTGTTATTGGAGCAATTGCTCCATGGAACTGGCCTTTGATGATTGCTATTTGGCAAATCATTCCTGCTATTAGGGCGGGTAATACAGTTGTTTTAAAACCGTCTGAATACACGACTATTGGAACTTTGGAAATGGTAAGACTTATTAATACTGTTTTACCTCCAGGAGTTCTAAATACGGTGTCTGGAGGCGGAGACATAGGTGCAAGTTTGGTAGAACATAAAGATGTTGATAAGATTATGTTTACTGGAAGTGCTTCTACTGCACGAAGAATCATAGAAAGCTCAAAAGGTAATATGGCTAGGTTAACCCTTGAGTGTGGTGGAAATGACGCAGCTATAATACTCCCAGGCACTGATATGAAGTCTAAAGCAGAAGATTTATTTTGGGGAGCTTTTATCAATATGGGGCAAACCTGTGCCTGTGCAAAACGATTATACGTTCATGAAAATGATTATGATGCTGTAGTTGAGGTTCTTAGTGATTTAGCTTCAAAAATGCCTATGGGCAATGGAATGGAAGACGGTATTGTTTTGGGCCCAATTCAAAATAAAATGCAATTTGACAAAGTAAATGACCTCGTTAAGGATGCTAAGTCTAAGGGTGCCGAAGTTATTTGTGGTGGAAGTCCACTGGGTGGTCCAGGCTACTTTTATCCAATAACACTTTTAGGAAATGTAGATAACGGACACAGAATTGTTGATGAGGAGCAGTTTGGCCCAGTACTTCCAATAATTAAATATAAAATAGTTGAAGAAGCAATTCAAAAAGCTAATGATACTAAAACGGGCTTAGGAGGTTCTGTTTGGGGAGATGATTTGGACCAAGCGGCCAAAGTAGCTTCAAAAATACAAGCAGGAACTGTATGGATAAATCAACATGGTGCTATACATCCCATGGTTCCCTTCGGTGGAATTAAGGATTCAGGTTACGGGGTAGAATTTGGTATTGAAGGCCTAAAAGCTGTTACACGTCCTCAGGTTATTAGCATAAAGAAGCCTGTTCTAGTTTAA
- a CDS encoding helix-turn-helix domain-containing protein → MQDKFIERATHYPLKHGRLSLFETNCSCKDIQFHFKQYVMTLMLSGHKTIESENLKFEFFPGTFFIPEKEKINQVSIPNASFTNPTQCLVLELNPSFLKRVYEDILYAEGTEKLLQNLSKVEAKHHFLSNDHLLINAFKRLYDIQLNDNADCKPLIDELVVKEIIYRLFSTEGMALLKHNFKKSIEDDCIRRVINYISLNISQKITIEELTKLAGIGQTTFFKLFKKATGATPVEYILKERIRQAKIMIQKGRFSLKEIAYKSGFNSYEYFCSSFKKIEGLNPSQLKGEIEVSV, encoded by the coding sequence ATGCAAGACAAGTTTATAGAAAGGGCAACTCACTACCCACTTAAGCATGGGAGGCTGTCTTTATTTGAAACTAATTGTTCATGTAAGGATATTCAATTTCACTTCAAACAGTATGTGATGACATTGATGCTTTCAGGACATAAAACAATTGAAAGTGAAAATTTGAAGTTTGAGTTTTTTCCAGGCACATTTTTTATTCCTGAAAAAGAGAAAATTAATCAAGTTTCAATCCCCAATGCATCATTTACAAACCCAACCCAATGTCTTGTCTTAGAATTAAACCCTTCTTTTCTGAAGAGAGTTTATGAAGATATATTATACGCTGAAGGAACTGAAAAGTTACTTCAAAATCTTAGCAAGGTAGAAGCTAAACATCATTTTTTATCAAATGATCATTTATTAATAAATGCCTTTAAAAGGCTTTATGATATTCAACTTAATGATAACGCTGACTGTAAACCTTTGATTGATGAACTAGTGGTTAAAGAAATAATTTACCGATTATTTAGCACAGAAGGAATGGCTCTCCTCAAGCATAACTTTAAAAAAAGTATTGAAGATGATTGTATTCGTAGAGTTATCAACTACATAAGTCTAAATATAAGTCAGAAAATAACCATCGAAGAATTGACAAAGTTAGCAGGTATAGGGCAGACTACTTTTTTTAAACTATTTAAAAAGGCAACGGGGGCCACTCCTGTTGAATACATCTTAAAAGAAAGAATTAGGCAAGCAAAAATCATGATTCAGAAAGGAAGATTTAGCCTAAAGGAGATTGCTTATAAAAGTGGTTTTAATTCCTACGAATATTTTTGTAGTAGCTTTAAAAAGATCGAAGGCTTAAATCCTTCTCAATTAAAGGGTGAAATAGAAGTTTCGGTTTAA
- a CDS encoding M28 family metallopeptidase, giving the protein MRKIILPLFLAISLVGCKTQMKDVTEVDPNQFSKTITSSELSDYLYTFSSDEFQGRDTGEPGQKKAAEYLKDYYTSLNIQGGSFEEEDSYFQTIPSAYFNDKYKASENVISIIKGSVLPEEYLVITSHYDHVGMKDGEIYNGADDDGSGTVAIMEIAEAFQKAVSEGYRPKRSIVFLHVTAEEKGLLGSKYYSENPIYPLENTVANLNIDMIGRIDEAHQDDPNYVYLIGSDKLSTDLHEISEKANSTYTNLNLDYTYNDENDPNRFYYRSDHYNFAKFDIPIIFYFNGVHEDYHQPTDTPEKIEYDLLEKRARLVFFTAWEIANRDERPFVDKPTL; this is encoded by the coding sequence ATGAGAAAAATAATATTACCATTATTCTTAGCGATAAGCTTAGTAGGATGTAAAACACAAATGAAAGATGTGACTGAAGTTGATCCAAATCAATTTTCAAAAACCATCACATCTTCAGAATTGAGTGATTACCTGTATACCTTTAGTTCAGATGAATTTCAAGGAAGGGACACAGGTGAGCCCGGTCAAAAGAAAGCTGCCGAGTACCTAAAGGATTATTATACTAGTTTAAATATTCAAGGAGGCTCTTTTGAAGAGGAAGACTCTTATTTCCAAACCATTCCTTCAGCCTATTTTAATGACAAGTATAAAGCTAGTGAGAATGTAATTTCTATTATTAAAGGAAGCGTATTACCAGAAGAATATCTTGTGATTACTTCACATTATGATCACGTAGGGATGAAAGATGGGGAAATTTATAATGGAGCAGATGACGATGGTTCTGGAACTGTAGCCATCATGGAAATTGCTGAAGCTTTTCAAAAAGCAGTCTCCGAAGGGTATAGACCTAAGCGTTCAATTGTATTTCTTCATGTGACAGCAGAAGAAAAAGGCCTGTTGGGGTCTAAGTACTATTCTGAAAATCCAATTTATCCTCTAGAAAATACTGTTGCCAACCTTAATATTGATATGATTGGGAGGATTGATGAAGCCCATCAAGACGATCCTAACTATGTCTACCTTATAGGAAGTGATAAATTAAGCACAGACTTACATGAAATTTCTGAAAAGGCTAACTCTACTTACACCAATCTAAATTTAGATTATACCTATAACGATGAGAACGATCCAAACCGTTTCTATTACAGAAGTGATCACTACAACTTTGCTAAATTTGATATTCCGATCATCTTTTATTTTAACGGTGTTCACGAAGACTACCATCAACCAACGGATACTCCAGAAAAAATAGAATATGACCTTTTAGAAAAAAGAGCTAGACTTGTATTTTTTACGGCTTGGGAAATCGCTAATAGAGACGAAAGACCTTTTGTAGATAAACCGACCCTATAA
- a CDS encoding L-threonylcarbamoyladenylate synthase → MAELIRIYEENPSEKELKRIVKILKKGGLVIYPTDTVYGLGCDINNTKALEKIARIKGIKLEKANFSFVCQDLSNLSEYVAQLDSTTFKILKRNLPGPYTFILPGNNKLPSVFKKKKTVGIRVPNNKIVQLLVQHLGNPIISTSIRDEDDVIEYTTDPELIAEKWGKLVDVVIDGGFGDNVASTVFDLTETEPKLIRQGKGSADI, encoded by the coding sequence ATGGCAGAACTCATAAGAATTTACGAAGAAAATCCTTCAGAAAAAGAATTAAAACGCATCGTTAAGATTTTAAAAAAAGGTGGCTTAGTGATCTATCCTACAGATACTGTTTACGGGCTTGGTTGTGACATCAATAATACAAAAGCACTTGAAAAAATAGCGAGGATAAAGGGGATTAAACTCGAAAAGGCAAACTTTTCATTTGTGTGCCAGGATTTGAGCAATCTATCTGAATATGTTGCACAATTGGACTCGACAACCTTCAAAATATTAAAACGGAACTTGCCTGGTCCCTATACTTTTATCCTTCCTGGAAATAACAAATTGCCTTCTGTCTTCAAGAAAAAGAAAACGGTTGGTATAAGAGTTCCTAATAATAAAATTGTCCAACTTTTGGTCCAACATCTAGGAAACCCAATAATTTCTACTTCCATAAGGGATGAAGATGATGTTATAGAATACACAACTGATCCAGAGCTTATTGCAGAAAAATGGGGTAAACTGGTCGACGTTGTCATCGATGGGGGCTTTGGGGACAATGTTGCCTCTACAGTATTTGATTTAACAGAAACCGAACCAAAGCTCATTAGACAGGGTAAAGGGTCAGCAGATATTTAA
- a CDS encoding potassium channel family protein, producing the protein MLSVSNLIIALLSIFSILLLSVSYFIPQDSEINKLINYYDFGLCAVFLYDFISQLRKRKKRWRYFFTYGWLDLLSSIPVVSEFRYIRVLRIFRIFRIMKSFHLLYKFVITHKKASLYGFIVFVSTVILVLSSTLVLYFEKDVGNIKTAEDALWWSYITITTVGYGDYYPVTDLGKLTASILILNGIAIFGAIVSYITDRVNTIKRKSSLD; encoded by the coding sequence ATGCTCTCGGTCTCAAACCTTATTATTGCTTTACTCTCTATATTTAGTATACTACTTCTCTCTGTAAGCTATTTTATTCCACAAGATTCTGAAATTAATAAGCTTATTAATTACTATGATTTTGGTTTGTGTGCAGTCTTCTTATACGATTTTATCAGTCAATTGAGGAAACGAAAAAAGAGGTGGCGCTATTTCTTCACTTACGGGTGGTTAGACCTGTTATCATCTATTCCCGTTGTTTCAGAATTTAGATATATAAGGGTATTGAGGATCTTTAGGATCTTTAGGATTATGAAATCCTTTCATCTCCTTTATAAATTTGTAATAACTCATAAAAAAGCAAGTCTATACGGTTTCATTGTTTTTGTTTCTACTGTTATCTTGGTTTTAAGCTCTACATTGGTCTTATACTTTGAAAAAGATGTAGGTAATATTAAAACTGCTGAAGATGCTCTGTGGTGGAGTTATATCACAATAACTACTGTTGGGTATGGTGATTATTATCCTGTCACCGATCTTGGAAAACTAACGGCAAGTATCTTGATTTTGAATGGTATTGCCATCTTCGGCGCTATCGTATCCTATATAACAGATAGAGTGAATACCATCAAGAGGAAATCATCTCTTGATTAA